A section of the Lineus longissimus chromosome 1, tnLinLong1.2, whole genome shotgun sequence genome encodes:
- the LOC135489497 gene encoding calmodulin-like — MRSLGQNPTEAELQVMVNEVDADGNGTIEFPEFLTMMAKKMTNTDSDHEAGIRESFRTFDTDGNGFITKAEFRHIMTKYSEKMTVEVVDEIIRQADNDGDGKINYEEYVKMMMSK; from the exons ATGAGGTCTCTCGGTCAGAATCCCACAGAAGCTGAGCTGCAGGTCATGGTTAACGAAGTGGACGCTGATG GAAACGGAACCATTGAATTCCCAGAATTCCTCACAATGATGgcaaagaaaatgacaaatacTGATTCCGATCACGAAGCGGGAATACGGGAGTCGTTCCGAACGTTTGATACGGATGGCAATGGTTTCATCACCAAGGCAGAGTTTCGCCACATCATGACCAAATACAGCGAGAAAATGACTGTTGAGGTAGTGGATGAGATAATCAGGCAAGCTGACAATGATGGAGATGGAAAGATTAATTATGAAG AATACgtcaagatgatgatgagcaaGTAA
- the LOC135485903 gene encoding uncharacterized protein LOC135485903 has protein sequence MRLDAINIEHQNKRKHQMDILDQHLEAVTTRPVTEEDGLRVAQWTKDLGWALADAGLLKAISKAYGGIAAEYKGDLIGYVCTARLNADLGICPVVIVKEEWRSKGVGKLLVRKATDAMGSRAIRIHSIEEVHTFYKQIDFSHRKGMWHRYMGDVTGFCESSAKPGKSFVKSGDISVEEFAAFEERKVFGLSKRRNIINEMSKFGDRYAVVCDGSITGVLLGHSAPLKDETCWYIDVLIANDAETAIGLVGFAGKDAQNECKTVFLCLPELHGDARSLIERLNLRYRMSGPVLFNKDLDIGHLDLDCVYAITPLM, from the exons ATGCGCCTGGATGCAATCAATATAGAACACCAAAACAAAA GAAAACACCAGATGGACATTTTGGACCAACACCTAGAAGCGGTCACCACAAGACCAGTGACAGAAGAAGATGGTCTGAGGGTTGCACAGTGGACCAAAGATTTGGGTTGGGCGCTGGCAGATGCAGGTCTGCTCAAG GCAATTTCTAAAGCATATGGAGGTATTGCAGCAGAATATAAGGGAGATCTCATAG GCTATGTCTGTACGGCTCGCCTCAATGCTGACCTCGGAATTTGCCCGGTGGTGATTGTGAAAGAAGAATGGCGTTCAAAAGGCGTGGGTAAACTACTCGTGCGGAAGGCTACAGACGCAATGGGCTCAAGAGCGATCAGGATACACTCGATTGAAGAGGTGCATACCTTTTATAAACAAATTGACTTCAGTCACAGAAAGGGTATGTGGCATCGGTATATGGGAGACGTTACAGGTTTCTGTGAGTCTTCTGCAAAACCGGGAAAATCATTCGTAAAATCTGGCGACATATCTGTTGAAGAATTTGCTGCTTTTGAAGAAAGGAAAGTTTTTGGTTTATCAAAGCGAAGGAATATCAtcaatgaaatgtcaaaatttgGTGACCGGTATGCTGTTGTATGTGATGGAAGTATCACTGGCGTCCTTCTTGGTCACAGTGCTCCACTTAAGGACGAGACGTGTTGGTACATTGATGTACTAATTGCCAATGATGCTGAAACCGCTATCGGTCTGGTTGGGTTTGCCGGGAAGGATGCCCAGAATGAGTGCAAAACAGTGTTTTTATGCCTCCCTGAGCTACACGGTGATGCTAGAAGTTTAATTGAGAGATTAAATCTTAGATATCGCATGTCCGGTCCCGTCCTTTTCAATAAGGACTTAGATATTGGTCATCTTGATTTGGACTGTGTCTATGCCATTACACCACTTATGTAA
- the LOC135492801 gene encoding uncharacterized protein LOC135492801, with protein MYNMLHRIVRTGLKRSIFRQKHQMDILDRHVEVVTTRPVTKEDGLRVAQWTKDFGWILADERLLKAFSKVYGGIAAEYKGDLIGYVCMAFLNADLGICPYVVVKEEWRSKGVGKLLMGKATDAMGSRAIMINSIEEAHTFYKQIGFSHRKGMWHVYQRGVTGFCESFAKPEKSFVKSGDISIEDFAAFEERKVLGLSERKNIISEMSKFGNRYAVLCDGSITGVLLGHSAPLKDETFWCIDVLIANDVETAVGLVEFAVKDAQSECTTLHLCLPELHGDARRLIERLKLRYHSSGPVLFNKDLDICHLDLDCVYAITPLM; from the exons ATGTATAACATGCTGCATAGGATAGTTCGTACCGGACTTAAGCGCTCGATTTTCAGACAAAAACACCAGATGGACATTTTGGACCGACACGTAGAGGTGGTCACCACGAGACCAGTTACAAAAGAAGATGGCCTGAGGGTTGCACAGTGGACCAAAGATTTTGGTTGGATACTGGCAGATGAACGTCTCCTCAAG GCATTTTCTAAAGTTTATGGGGGTATTGCAGCTGAATACAAGGGAGATCTCATAG GCTATGTTTGTATGGCTTTTCTCAATGCTGACCTCGGAATTTGCCCATATGTGGTGGTGAAAGAGGAATGGCGTTCGAAAGGCGTGGGTAAACTACTCATGGGCAAGGCAACAGACGCAATGGGCTCAAGAGCCATCATGATAAACTCGATTGAAGAGGCGCATACCTTTTATAAACAAATTGGCTTCAGTCACAGAAAGGGTATGTGGCATGTTTATCAGAGAGGTGTTACAGGTTTCTGTGAGTCTTTTGCAAAACCGGAAAAATCATTCGTAAAATCTGGCGACATATCTATTGAAGACTTTGCTGCTTTCGAAGAAAGGAAAGTTCTTGGTTTGTCAGAGCGAAAGAATATCATCAGTGAAATGTCAAAATTTGGTAACCGTTATGCTGTTTTGTGTGATGGAAGTATCACTGGCGTCCTTCTTGGTCACAGTGCTCCACTTAAGGACGAGACGTTTTGGTGCATTGATGTACTAATTGCCAATGATGTTGAAACTGCTGTCGGTCTGGTTGAGTTTGCCGTGAAGGATGCCCAGAGTGAGTGCACAACATTGCATTTATGCCTCCCTGAGCTACACGGTGATGCTAGAAGATTAATTGAGAGATTAAAGCTTCGATATCACTCGTCCGGACCCGTCCTTTTCAATAAGGACTTAGATATATGTCATCTTGATTTGGACTGTGTCTATGCCATTACACCACTTATGTAA